From Nonlabens sp. Ci31, the proteins below share one genomic window:
- a CDS encoding DUF1599 domain-containing protein: protein MSQTSQQYDVVITQCRDLFSNKMKDYGSAWRILRLPSLTDQIFIKAQRIRGLQTLAESKVDEGQESEFIGIINYSIMALVQLDKGVVEQPDLSLEESLAQYDHHVAVTKQLMMDKNHDYGEAWRDMRVSSLTDLILQKLLRVKQIENNQGKTIVSEGLDANYQDMINYAVFAMIHLGQ from the coding sequence ATGTCGCAAACCAGCCAGCAATATGATGTCGTGATCACACAATGTCGTGATTTGTTTTCTAATAAAATGAAAGATTACGGTAGTGCATGGCGCATCCTGCGTTTGCCATCACTTACAGATCAGATTTTTATAAAAGCGCAACGCATCAGAGGACTGCAAACTTTGGCAGAGTCAAAAGTAGACGAAGGACAAGAAAGCGAATTTATTGGAATTATCAACTATTCCATCATGGCTCTAGTGCAACTAGATAAAGGAGTTGTAGAGCAGCCTGATTTATCACTAGAAGAGTCTCTAGCTCAATACGATCATCATGTGGCGGTAACCAAACAATTAATGATGGATAAAAATCATGATTATGGCGAGGCGTGGAGAGACATGCGAGTAAGTTCGTTGACCGATTTGATTTTACAAAAACTATTGCGAGTAAAGCAAATAGAAAACAATCAAGGAAAAACCATTGTGTCAGAAGGGCTGGATGCTAATTACCAAGACATGATCAATTATGCCGTTTTTGCGATGATTCATCTTGGGCAGTAG
- a CDS encoding metallophosphoesterase family protein: protein MMKILLLSDTHSHLDDFIIKYINQADEVWHAGDIGDLKVTDQIATLKPLRAVYGNIDDGQARMQFPLNNRFICEGMDIWITHIGGYPGRYNQRVRSEIYNNPPDLFICGHSHILKVINDKKINCLHMNPGAIGMHGFHKKRTMLRFEINDGKISNLEVIEKDR, encoded by the coding sequence ATCATGAAAATATTGCTCCTCTCTGACACACACAGTCACCTAGATGATTTTATAATCAAATATATCAACCAAGCCGATGAAGTATGGCACGCAGGAGATATAGGCGATTTAAAAGTTACTGATCAAATTGCTACCTTAAAACCTTTACGAGCCGTTTATGGCAATATTGATGATGGCCAAGCGAGAATGCAGTTTCCTTTAAACAATAGGTTTATTTGTGAAGGAATGGATATTTGGATCACCCATATAGGCGGTTATCCAGGGAGGTATAACCAGCGCGTGCGGTCTGAGATCTACAACAACCCACCAGATCTATTTATTTGTGGCCACTCTCATATTCTTAAAGTGATCAACGATAAAAAGATCAATTGCCTGCACATGAATCCCGGTGCGATAGGAATGCACGGGTTTCATAAAAAACGCACCATGTTGCGATTTGAAATCAATGATGGAAAGATTAGTAACCTTGAGGTTATTGAGAAGGATCGGTAG
- the truA gene encoding tRNA pseudouridine(38-40) synthase TruA, with translation MQEKSRYFIELAYDGTAYHGWQRQPQSISVQEVLEDGLQKMLREKIVVQGAGRTDAGVHAGHMVAHFDVAGEIDLKHLVYRLNRWIPKDIAVYNIKSVKEDAHARFHAYKRSYEYHFLLRPDPFQVRQAYVLFRKPDFELMQQAAAILPQYKDFECFSRTNTDVKTFICDLTEAHFEFQEHKVIFHITANRFLRNMVRAIVGTLLDIGYGKKTVEDMHKIIASKDRGQAGASAPAEGLFLTQIHYPNELFL, from the coding sequence ATGCAAGAAAAATCAAGATATTTTATAGAGCTGGCTTACGACGGTACTGCCTATCATGGCTGGCAGAGACAGCCACAAAGTATTTCTGTGCAAGAAGTGCTGGAAGATGGCTTGCAAAAAATGTTACGTGAAAAAATAGTTGTTCAAGGTGCGGGAAGAACTGATGCTGGAGTTCATGCAGGACATATGGTCGCTCATTTTGATGTTGCAGGAGAAATTGATCTAAAACATTTAGTGTACCGATTGAACAGATGGATACCTAAAGACATCGCCGTTTACAATATCAAATCAGTGAAGGAAGATGCTCATGCGCGTTTTCATGCCTATAAACGTTCTTATGAATATCATTTTTTACTGCGACCAGATCCGTTTCAAGTACGACAGGCTTACGTGCTTTTTAGAAAGCCAGATTTTGAGCTGATGCAACAAGCAGCTGCAATTCTACCTCAATACAAAGATTTTGAATGTTTTTCTCGGACCAATACAGATGTAAAAACTTTTATATGTGATCTTACCGAAGCTCATTTTGAATTCCAAGAGCACAAAGTAATCTTTCATATTACCGCAAACCGATTCTTGCGCAATATGGTAAGGGCAATTGTAGGAACTCTATTAGATATAGGCTATGGTAAAAAGACCGTAGAAGACATGCATAAAATCATAGCTTCAAAAGATAGAGGTCAAGCTGGTGCAAGTGCTCCTGCTGAAGGTTTATTTTTGACTCAAATCCATTATCCTAATGAATTATTTTTATGA
- the cdaA gene encoding diadenylate cyclase CdaA codes for MELPGFRIIDLIDILLVAAVVYYLYRLVKGTAALNIFIGIFIIYLIYQLTVFMKMEMLSQALGAVTGAGVVALIVVFQQEIRRFLLMLGSTKFTSRKRFFKQLRIFQEEQDNNHMVVNEIVKACEKMSLTKTGALIGIKRDGSLEFVKNTGDVQDILVNSSIIQSIFYKNSTLHDGAMIVEGNKITATRVILPISENRKIPQRFGLRHRAALGLTERSSAIALIVSEETGQISLVHEGEFETFTDTKQLAAKIKSHLA; via the coding sequence ATGGAACTTCCAGGATTTAGAATCATAGATTTGATAGACATATTGCTGGTAGCAGCAGTGGTATACTACTTATATCGTCTAGTTAAAGGAACTGCGGCGCTCAATATTTTTATAGGGATATTTATCATCTATTTGATTTACCAACTGACTGTTTTTATGAAAATGGAAATGTTGAGTCAGGCATTGGGTGCCGTTACCGGAGCTGGAGTAGTGGCATTAATTGTTGTTTTCCAACAAGAAATAAGGCGCTTCTTATTGATGTTGGGCTCTACAAAATTCACATCTCGAAAACGGTTTTTTAAACAGTTGCGTATTTTTCAAGAAGAACAGGATAACAACCACATGGTGGTCAATGAAATAGTAAAAGCTTGTGAGAAAATGAGCCTTACTAAAACGGGGGCTTTGATAGGTATTAAAAGAGATGGTTCTTTAGAATTTGTAAAAAACACTGGAGATGTTCAAGATATTTTAGTCAACTCTTCTATCATACAAAGTATTTTTTACAAAAACAGCACGCTTCACGATGGAGCTATGATCGTGGAAGGAAATAAAATCACTGCAACCCGAGTCATTTTGCCAATTTCTGAAAACAGAAAAATACCTCAACGTTTTGGCCTGCGACACAGAGCAGCTTTAGGCCTTACAGAACGCAGCAGTGCTATTGCTTTGATCGTAAGTGAAGAAACAGGACAAATTTCTTTAGTTCACGAAGGAGAATTTGAAACCTTTACCGATACCAAACAACTTGCTGCCAAAATAAAATCCCATCTCGCTTAA
- a CDS encoding T9SS type A sorting domain-containing protein, with the protein MTIGSYRATYTTSFTGTDVDTTNNSVSHLFDLTANNYASKVGLDTSNNPEATRTIFPGGGPLSAWEFGSVFNLNNTTSTGLEINEIKFSYMLRNGFNGASSQSLFVIVYSINDVNTNGIIDDNSELLQVGLGVATLNGLGTTVARGVYNTASVTNIVNANTGAPLGTLPSGKYFISILTQPNLTGGAATFDVNDVPLLGASESKNYSMNYGLISSPSSFVLNPSALTITDAAGTASFNFIGFGPEVIPSIGVSFTPNFNTTITNGDFSNSSIWINGALPAANEATIINHNVTVANDLTIDADVSINNSKSLTVQSGATLNLTGSIDNNNDGDLIFKSDASGIGQLLTNSSSNINGPATVERFVPAFDNTRRAYRFITSSVNSTGSIYENWQESGNSPAGLGTHITGSMTGANGFDATATGNPSLFTYEHLLDSWQAISNTDTEVLTSGRAYRFFIRGDRNFDLTNSTQQPVNSNVTLRAKGSLSLGDVNLVGNVLGGNDAGALSRQAGDFSFIGNPYQAIVDFESLPKSNINPNFMYIWNPNLSTSGLYETVDVSGAQDSRQFIQPGQAFFVLTDTNGDASLTFNEASKTPSQFSNSTFSTPTNPYSIDLALSDDSNLILDRFNLKFDDQNIINSLDAPKLFNQYESLSSLTQSGNYSIKHRELPQDNEVLQLQLIGHNRSDYQLTLEVNLPQGYHAVLVDNYVNSATIMYSGSNVYDFDVIDSQTASSDANRFLVQFEVDQTLSVSEINVTVFPNPSENGQLNIISPLFEQEDVQISIVNMLGQVLLNKDYNNRGQGHLTVNTSAIPEGAYILTLSSPSFNVSKKIILK; encoded by the coding sequence ATGACAATTGGAAGCTATCGAGCAACTTATACAACTAGTTTTACGGGCACAGACGTTGATACCACTAATAACAGTGTCTCTCATTTGTTTGATTTAACAGCAAATAATTATGCTTCAAAAGTAGGTCTAGATACCTCAAATAATCCCGAGGCAACTCGTACGATCTTTCCCGGTGGTGGCCCGTTGAGTGCATGGGAGTTCGGCTCTGTATTCAATCTCAATAATACAACTAGTACGGGCTTAGAAATTAATGAAATAAAATTTAGTTATATGTTGAGAAATGGCTTTAACGGTGCTAGTTCTCAATCGTTATTTGTTATTGTATATTCGATCAATGATGTTAATACTAATGGAATTATTGATGATAATTCTGAACTTTTACAAGTAGGTTTGGGAGTTGCAACATTAAATGGTTTGGGTACAACCGTTGCTAGAGGAGTTTATAATACAGCATCTGTTACCAACATAGTAAATGCAAATACAGGAGCGCCATTAGGTACGCTTCCATCAGGAAAATATTTTATCTCCATACTTACACAGCCTAATTTAACTGGAGGAGCGGCGACTTTTGATGTTAATGACGTTCCATTGCTAGGAGCCAGCGAAAGTAAAAATTACAGTATGAATTATGGATTGATATCTAGTCCATCAAGTTTTGTTTTGAATCCATCTGCATTGACTATTACCGATGCTGCAGGTACAGCTTCATTTAACTTCATAGGTTTTGGTCCTGAAGTAATTCCTTCCATAGGTGTGTCATTTACACCTAATTTTAATACGACTATTACTAATGGTGATTTTAGTAATTCAAGCATTTGGATCAACGGAGCATTGCCAGCTGCAAATGAAGCAACAATTATTAATCACAATGTAACTGTTGCAAATGATTTAACAATAGATGCTGATGTATCTATCAATAATTCTAAGTCGCTTACCGTACAGTCTGGTGCCACCCTAAATTTAACAGGTAGTATCGATAATAATAATGATGGAGACTTGATTTTTAAAAGTGATGCGAGCGGAATAGGACAATTATTAACAAATTCAAGTAGTAATATTAATGGTCCTGCAACTGTTGAACGTTTTGTTCCAGCATTTGATAACACTAGACGTGCATATAGATTCATTACCTCTTCGGTAAATTCAACTGGAAGTATTTATGAAAACTGGCAAGAGAGTGGTAATTCTCCTGCTGGATTGGGTACACATATTACTGGAAGCATGACAGGAGCAAATGGTTTTGATGCAACTGCAACTGGAAATCCTTCTTTATTTACTTATGAACACCTACTTGATTCTTGGCAAGCGATTTCTAATACAGATACAGAAGTCCTAACTTCAGGAAGAGCCTATCGATTTTTTATACGTGGAGATAGAAATTTTGATCTCACTAACAGTACTCAACAACCAGTCAATAGTAATGTTACTTTAAGAGCAAAAGGAAGTTTAAGTTTGGGTGATGTGAACCTTGTAGGTAATGTATTAGGCGGTAACGATGCTGGAGCATTAAGCAGACAAGCAGGCGATTTCAGCTTTATAGGTAACCCTTATCAAGCTATAGTAGATTTTGAGAGTTTACCGAAATCAAATATTAATCCTAACTTTATGTACATATGGAATCCTAATTTGAGTACATCTGGGCTTTATGAGACCGTCGATGTTTCTGGAGCTCAAGATTCTCGTCAGTTTATCCAACCAGGGCAAGCATTTTTTGTTCTTACAGATACTAACGGAGATGCCTCATTAACATTCAACGAAGCTTCTAAAACTCCATCTCAATTTTCTAATTCCACTTTTAGTACGCCAACGAATCCTTATTCCATTGATTTGGCACTTTCTGATGATTCAAACCTAATATTGGATAGATTTAATCTGAAATTTGATGATCAAAATATTATCAATAGTCTTGATGCACCAAAGTTGTTTAATCAATATGAAAGTCTTTCTAGCTTAACTCAATCTGGAAATTATAGTATAAAGCATCGAGAGTTGCCTCAGGATAATGAAGTTTTGCAATTGCAATTGATAGGTCACAATAGATCAGACTATCAATTAACGTTAGAGGTAAACTTGCCTCAAGGTTATCACGCAGTGTTAGTAGATAATTATGTAAATAGTGCTACAATTATGTATTCAGGTTCAAATGTCTATGACTTTGATGTAATTGATTCTCAGACAGCGAGCAGTGATGCTAATCGTTTTCTAGTACAATTTGAAGTAGATCAAACTCTTTCAGTTAGTGAGATCAATGTAACCGTGTTTCCTAATCCATCTGAAAATGGGCAGCTTAATATCATTTCTCCATTATTTGAACAAGAAGATGTACAGATAAGTATTGTAAATATGCTAGGACAAGTATTATTGAATAAAGATTATAATAATCGTGGTCAAGGTCATCTTACTGTAAATACATCAGCGATTCCAGAAGGAGCATACATCTTGACTCTTAGTTCTCCGAGTTTCAATGTTTCTAAAAAGATCATTTTGAAGTAA
- a CDS encoding DUF4293 domain-containing protein, with protein MIQRIQSVYLLLAALVSGVLIWVVEYFLNGEGNEFVGMDESLYFSIFMGSALMSVIALFLFRNRQLQTVVNRLNLLLNLFILGVYVYQSLMMSGETAVSEKGIGMFIPILSIVLIVLANKAIRKDEQLVKSADRLR; from the coding sequence ATGATACAACGCATACAATCTGTTTATTTACTTCTTGCCGCGCTAGTATCTGGCGTACTCATTTGGGTCGTGGAGTATTTTTTAAATGGAGAAGGAAATGAGTTTGTAGGTATGGATGAAAGTCTGTATTTTAGTATCTTTATGGGAAGCGCATTAATGTCCGTAATAGCTTTGTTTCTTTTTAGAAATAGACAATTACAGACCGTTGTGAACCGTTTAAATTTGTTATTGAATCTTTTTATACTAGGAGTTTATGTATATCAATCGCTAATGATGTCTGGAGAAACGGCGGTTTCAGAGAAAGGCATTGGGATGTTCATTCCTATCCTATCTATCGTTTTAATCGTCTTGGCTAACAAGGCAATAAGAAAGGATGAACAACTCGTAAAATCTGCAGATCGATTGCGATAA
- the folP gene encoding dihydropteroate synthase, which translates to MATINCAGTLIDLSTPHVMGIVNCTPDSFYDGGKLKNDAAILNQVEKMLTEGATFIDVGGYSSRPNGTDISVKEELSRVLPVLDLITARFTIKGLSCDSFRESVIEKAIQHGASIVNDISAGLLSEPMLQTVGKAKIPYIMMHMRGTPQTMKSMTRYEDMVIEINHYFSERIAAARACGINDIVIDPGFGFAKTREQNFELLSDLELLHAHQVPILAGVSRKSMIYKTLEITVQEALNGTTALHMACLLKGAKILRVHDVKEAVETIQLYNEIPIN; encoded by the coding sequence ATGGCAACTATAAATTGTGCAGGTACACTTATCGACCTTTCTACACCTCACGTGATGGGCATTGTCAACTGTACACCAGATTCTTTTTACGACGGTGGAAAGCTTAAAAACGATGCCGCTATATTGAATCAGGTAGAGAAAATGCTAACTGAAGGCGCTACTTTTATAGACGTGGGTGGCTACAGTTCTAGACCTAACGGTACTGACATTTCTGTAAAGGAAGAGTTGTCCAGAGTTTTACCTGTTCTTGATTTGATTACCGCTCGTTTTACGATTAAGGGGTTGAGTTGTGACAGCTTTCGCGAAAGCGTGATAGAAAAAGCTATTCAACACGGTGCCAGTATTGTGAACGATATAAGCGCAGGTCTTTTATCGGAACCTATGCTTCAAACAGTTGGAAAGGCAAAGATTCCTTACATCATGATGCACATGCGTGGCACACCACAAACGATGAAGTCGATGACTCGTTATGAAGATATGGTGATAGAAATCAATCATTATTTTTCTGAACGCATTGCAGCCGCGCGAGCTTGCGGCATCAACGATATTGTGATTGATCCAGGTTTTGGCTTTGCAAAAACTCGTGAACAGAATTTTGAACTCTTGTCTGATTTAGAATTGCTACATGCACATCAGGTACCAATTCTCGCTGGAGTATCCCGTAAGTCTATGATTTATAAAACCTTAGAGATCACTGTCCAAGAAGCCTTAAACGGCACCACCGCACTTCACATGGCGTGTTTATTAAAAGGCGCTAAGATATTACGCGTTCACGATGTAAAAGAAGCTGTGGAAACTATACAACTGTATAATGAGATACCAATAAATTAA
- a CDS encoding ABC transporter ATP-binding protein: MASTSGNAFNLGLFKRLLSFTKPYQLTYYFVALSAILIAVVAIGMPYLIKVAIDNHIIPKEFNGLNTILGMEYGGFIGLMGLMIAVLIVEVLLQLSFIYYANWLGQQVIRDLRLKLFKHMMGFKMQYFDKSAVGKLVTRAVSDIETIASIFSQGLFVIISDLLKMVVVLAFMALSSWKLTLIALIVMPFILYATRVFQKAMKVAFEEVRSQVSNLNSFVQERVTGMKIVQIFNREKIEYEQFKEINNKHRNAWVKTVWYNSIFFPIAEMASSITIGLIVYIGVVINIGGEVNIVEIGTIVMFIDLSQKLFRPLRQIADKFNTLQMGMVAANRVFGILDTTSQIEDSGALIASDLQGNIEFKNVDFGYVENELVLKNLSFKVAAGETVAIVGATGAGKSTIINLLSRFYEINSGEILIDSASAKAYQLTSLRSQIAVVLQDVFLFADTILNNITLQNPEITEEDVVAAAKKIGVHKFIMALPNGYQYNVKERGVMLSSGQRQLIAFLRAYVSNPSVLILDEATSSVDSYSEQLIQDATDIITEGRTSIVIAHRLATIKKADKIIVMDAGEIVEMGTHSELLEKENGYYKNLYEVQFLKQEVA; encoded by the coding sequence ATGGCATCAACTTCAGGTAACGCTTTTAACTTGGGACTTTTTAAAAGGCTGCTGTCTTTTACTAAACCTTACCAACTCACCTATTACTTTGTAGCGCTCAGTGCTATTTTGATAGCTGTAGTGGCCATCGGAATGCCTTATTTAATTAAGGTTGCTATAGATAATCACATTATTCCTAAAGAGTTTAATGGGTTGAATACCATTTTGGGTATGGAATATGGCGGCTTTATAGGGCTCATGGGGTTGATGATTGCAGTCCTTATAGTAGAAGTATTGCTACAACTCAGTTTTATCTATTACGCTAACTGGCTGGGGCAGCAGGTGATTAGAGATTTGCGATTGAAGCTTTTCAAACACATGATGGGGTTCAAAATGCAGTATTTTGACAAAAGTGCGGTAGGAAAGTTAGTGACTAGAGCAGTAAGTGATATAGAAACCATCGCTAGTATATTTTCTCAGGGACTATTTGTTATCATTTCAGACTTGTTGAAAATGGTTGTAGTTCTTGCATTCATGGCTCTGTCTAGTTGGAAATTGACTCTAATTGCGCTAATTGTCATGCCATTTATTCTTTATGCTACTAGGGTTTTTCAAAAAGCGATGAAGGTGGCTTTTGAAGAAGTGCGTAGTCAAGTAAGTAATCTCAATTCTTTTGTTCAAGAACGAGTGACGGGAATGAAGATTGTGCAAATCTTTAATCGTGAAAAAATAGAGTACGAGCAGTTCAAAGAGATCAATAATAAACATAGAAATGCCTGGGTAAAGACGGTTTGGTACAACTCTATTTTCTTTCCTATTGCAGAGATGGCGTCTAGCATCACTATAGGTCTTATCGTTTATATAGGTGTGGTGATCAATATAGGCGGTGAAGTAAACATTGTAGAAATAGGTACGATCGTGATGTTTATCGATCTATCGCAAAAGCTTTTTAGACCTTTACGACAGATTGCCGATAAATTCAATACCCTACAAATGGGAATGGTAGCTGCAAATCGTGTTTTTGGAATTTTGGATACAACATCTCAAATAGAAGATAGTGGGGCGTTGATCGCTTCAGATCTTCAGGGGAACATCGAATTTAAAAATGTAGATTTTGGTTATGTAGAAAATGAGTTGGTCTTGAAAAACCTGAGTTTTAAGGTAGCCGCAGGAGAAACGGTCGCTATAGTTGGTGCCACCGGAGCAGGAAAATCTACGATTATCAATTTGTTATCGCGTTTCTATGAAATTAATAGTGGAGAGATTTTGATTGATTCCGCTTCCGCGAAAGCCTATCAATTAACATCACTTAGATCACAAATAGCTGTTGTGCTACAAGACGTTTTCTTGTTTGCAGACACTATATTAAACAACATTACACTTCAAAATCCAGAAATAACCGAAGAAGACGTGGTTGCAGCTGCAAAGAAAATTGGGGTTCACAAATTCATCATGGCTTTGCCTAATGGCTATCAATACAACGTTAAGGAAAGAGGAGTGATGCTGAGTTCTGGACAACGTCAGTTGATTGCTTTTCTAAGAGCTTATGTGTCTAATCCAAGCGTTTTAATTCTTGATGAAGCCACCAGTTCTGTAGATTCTTACAGTGAGCAATTGATTCAAGATGCCACGGATATCATTACAGAAGGACGTACCTCCATAGTCATCGCTCACCGACTGGCAACCATCAAAAAAGCAGATAAAATTATCGTGATGGACGCAGGGGAGATCGTAGAGATGGGTACACACAGCGAGCTTTTAGAAAAAGAAAACGGCTATTATAAAAATCTTTATGAAGTGCAGTTCTTAAAACAAGAAGTGGCTTAA
- the recR gene encoding recombination mediator RecR — protein MNFSSKILEEAVDQVSQLPGIGKRTALRLVLHLMRQPEQNTDALSQALLRMRHDLNFCKQCHNVSDVEICEICASHSRDQTIVCVVEDIRDVMAIENTSQYRGLYHVLGGKISPMDGIGPQDLKVRSLVERVKNAGVTEIIFALSPTIEGDTTNFYIFKQLDGLEVNTSTIARGIAVGDELEFADEVTLGRSILHRVPYENSLKN, from the coding sequence ATGAATTTCTCCTCAAAAATTTTAGAAGAAGCCGTCGATCAAGTATCGCAATTACCCGGAATAGGCAAGCGTACGGCATTGCGACTGGTATTGCACCTTATGCGGCAGCCAGAGCAAAATACAGATGCCCTTTCTCAAGCATTGTTAAGAATGCGTCACGATTTGAACTTTTGCAAGCAGTGCCATAATGTGAGCGATGTAGAGATTTGCGAAATTTGTGCTAGTCACAGCCGCGATCAAACCATTGTTTGCGTGGTAGAAGACATAAGAGATGTGATGGCCATTGAAAATACCAGTCAGTACCGAGGTTTGTATCATGTTTTAGGAGGCAAAATCAGCCCTATGGACGGTATAGGACCACAAGATCTTAAGGTAAGGTCCTTAGTAGAACGTGTTAAAAATGCAGGAGTTACTGAAATCATTTTTGCTCTCAGTCCAACTATCGAGGGAGACACCACCAATTTCTATATTTTCAAACAGCTCGATGGATTAGAGGTGAATACGTCCACTATCGCCAGAGGAATAGCTGTAGGAGATGAGCTGGAATTTGCAGATGAGGTAACTTTAGGGAGAAGTATTTTGCACCGGGTTCCTTACGAGAATTCGCTTAAAAATTAG
- a CDS encoding DUF3667 domain-containing protein codes for MERHCKNCSEMIYAGKNFCSSCGAKWLENRISMKQVTQDFSDLYLGIDTKFVRTFMDLFKKPEAVITGYMNGRRVNYMDAMRYLLLALFVTGIYTFVLKNTGSFENILASQEAAYEQMNYSAEQLAMTKKINEEFGKYVFDFQGFFLLLTIPFLALAARITFWGKKYFNFTEQMLFYMYTYGHSVIVTTPFTILIILIFPNAVLYLGFVSFPLMYLYNMYCYKRCFKLHNRTIISKTLISFFVILGLFIAVITVAGIIGIMVGILLKATSVI; via the coding sequence ATGGAAAGACACTGTAAAAACTGCAGCGAAATGATTTATGCTGGCAAGAATTTCTGTTCTAGCTGTGGCGCAAAATGGCTAGAGAATCGCATATCGATGAAGCAGGTAACTCAAGACTTCAGTGACCTTTACTTAGGTATAGACACTAAATTTGTGCGCACATTTATGGATCTTTTTAAAAAGCCTGAAGCCGTAATTACGGGTTATATGAATGGGCGTCGTGTGAATTATATGGACGCTATGCGCTATTTGTTATTAGCTCTATTTGTGACAGGTATCTATACTTTTGTTCTTAAAAACACAGGTTCTTTTGAAAACATCCTCGCTTCTCAAGAAGCTGCTTATGAGCAAATGAACTACAGTGCTGAGCAACTAGCAATGACTAAAAAAATCAATGAGGAGTTCGGTAAATATGTCTTTGATTTCCAAGGATTCTTTTTATTACTCACCATTCCATTTTTGGCATTAGCTGCTAGAATTACCTTTTGGGGTAAGAAGTATTTTAATTTTACAGAGCAAATGCTGTTCTACATGTATACCTATGGGCATTCTGTAATTGTCACCACCCCATTTACGATACTTATCATTTTGATATTCCCCAACGCTGTGCTCTATTTAGGATTTGTAAGTTTCCCATTGATGTATCTCTATAACATGTATTGTTATAAAAGATGCTTTAAGCTACACAACCGGACTATAATTTCAAAAACGTTGATTTCGTTTTTTGTGATATTGGGCTTATTTATAGCTGTAATTACAGTCGCCGGTATTATAGGAATTATGGTTGGTATACTACTTAAGGCAACCAGTGTTATTTAA